A single region of the Podospora pseudopauciseta strain CBS 411.78 chromosome 1, whole genome shotgun sequence genome encodes:
- the SPT8 gene encoding Transcription factor spt8 (COG:S; BUSCO:EOG092614UB; EggNog:ENOG503NUEF), with product MDDDYATSENEADELMEEVEDIEADNDAEDDNENDDDEQDDEEEAEGDAEAEAEPEAENEAYDNSQSAPDGAGTTRDGGDDHHHQHPGTRRASAASGSVSGGMKYRPVIRPEYTTAAFYDIVPTMAAPQATSINAIAITPDQRYWMTGGSDGYVRKYDGIGTINGKQQLTVAQRHPFVDSVVKAGILMGYWGNEEPLPPGARAEEAVLSPVYSLAVHSEALWLLSGLESGGINLYSVRHDEGKRIVCLREGGHTNAVSVLQLAPDEKSVLSGSWDKTCLDWDLNNGQIVRRFDGSTSQISAIELRPTGAAPIPAEASEVMVQSDTFQSNNDKPPIGNFYSTAPGGGMMGATATAQPDGAENTGSPEHESLFGSPAGSLFGDNETIGGGGGAFGDDDDNEFSRAMDMEMNNHSNGMGQSTDFSLDDVDMSNAPPLDVTSTDPSQQDTNPIDTNTVPPPAQNGITTNPADANTVSETSSHTLQGSNNTNNLDESITMSLDFSTTTDPPPNNPPSSTQQTADTSLPDAPSQPQPPTISFATSTAQDPSTSNPSTFLSASIDGTLRIWDKRVPEPVARINNRRGVPPWCMGACWSLSGNEIYTGRRNGTVEEFSIHKASSSWQPERVLKLPNGSGAVSAVRPMPNGRHIICASHDILRLYDLQYDTDLKAQKHSKVPFTIVPGPPRAGVISCLYIDPTSRIMISAAGTRGWDGTNTEVLVGYEIHANN from the coding sequence ATGGACGACGATTACGCGACCTCCGAGAACGAGGCTGACGAACTCATGGAGGAAGTCGAAGACATCGAAGCCGACAACGACGCCGAAGACGATAACGAgaacgacgatgacgagcaagacgacgaggaggaagcggaAGGTGacgccgaggccgaggcagAACCAGAAGCCGAGAATGAAGCCTATGATAATTCCCAGTCTGCCCCCGATGGCGCCGGCACAACACGCGACGGCGGCGacgatcaccaccaccaacaccccggGACTAGGCGCGCCTCTGCCGCGAGCGGGAGTGTGTCGGGGGGGATGAAGTACCGGCCGGTGATACGGCCAGAGTATACGACCGCTGCGTTTTACGATATTGTGCCTACCATGGCGGCGCCGCAGGCGACGAGCATTAATGCTATTGCTATCACACCGGATCAGAGGTATTGGATGACGGGGGGGTCGGATGGGTATGTGAGGAAGTATGATGGGATTGGGACCATCAACGGGAAGCAACAGTTGACAGTTGCGCAGAGGCACCCTTTTGTCGACAGTGTGGTCAAGGCGGGGATCTTGATGGGGTATTGGGGGAATGAGGAGCCGCTGCCGCCGGGGGCGAGggctgaggaggcggtgtTATCTCCTGTGTATAGCTTGGCTGTTCACAGCGAGgcgttgtggttgttgagtgGGTTGGAGAGTGGTGGGATTAATTTGTATAGTGTCAGGCATGACGAGGGCAAGAGGATTGTCTGCCTGCGGGAGGGAGGCCATACCAATGCTGTCAGCGTGTTGCAGCTGGCTCCAGATGAGAAGAGTGTCTTGAGTGGGAGTTGGGACAAGACATGTTTGGATTGGGATCTCAATAACGGGCAGATTGTCCGGAGGTTTGATGGCAGTACCAGTCAGATTTCGGCTATCGAGCTCCGACCTACTGGCGCGGCTCCGATCCCAGCGGAAGCAAGCGAGGTGATGGTCCAGAGCGATACATTTCAGAGCAACAACGACAAGCCACCAATCGGCAACTTTTATAGCACTGCGCCTGGTGGAGGGATGATGGGTGCCACTGCGACGGCACAGCCAGATGGTGCGGAAAACACGGGGTCGCCTGAGCACGAGTCTCTGTTTGGCAGTCCAGCGGGTTCTCTGTTTGGCGACAACGAAACAAtaggaggcggaggtggtgcctttggtgatgatgatgacaacgAGTTCTCACGTGCGATGGACATGGAAATgaacaaccacagcaacggCATGGGCCAATCAACCGACTTTTCCCTCGACGATGTCGACATGTCCAATGCTCCCCCTCTAGATGTCACCAGTACCGATCCCAGCCAACAAGATACCAACCCAATAGACACCAATACAGTACCACCTCCAGCCCAAAACGGCATCACCACGAACCCAGCGGATGCCAACACCGTATCCGAAACCAGCAGTCACACCCTCCaaggcagcaacaacaccaataACCTAGACGAAAGCATAACAATGTCCCTTgacttctccaccaccaccgacccgCCCCctaacaaccccccctcttccacccaaCAAACGGCcgacacctccctccccgacgccccttcccaaccacaaccccctaCAATCTCCTttgccacctccaccgcccagGACCCCTCGACCTCCAACCCGTCaaccttcctctccgcctccatAGACGGCACCCTCCGCATCTGGGACAAACGCGTCCCCGAACCCGTAGCCCGGATCAACAACCGCCGCGGCGTCCCCCCTTGGTGCATGGGCGCCTGCTGGTCCCTCTCAGGCAACGAGATCTACACCGGCCGCCGCAATGGAACAGTGGAGGAATTCTCCATCCACAAggcttcttcgtcttggCAGCCAGAACGGGTTCTCAAGCTCCCCAACGGCTCCGGCGCCGTGTCGGCGGTGAGGCCGATGCCCAACGGGCGGCACATCATCTGCGCCAGTCATGATATTCTCAGGCTGTACGACTTGCAGTATGACACCGACCTGAAAGCGCAAAAGCACAGCAAAGTTCCGTTCACGATCGTTCCGGGGCCGCCGAGGGCAGGCGTGATCAGCTGCTTGTATATAGATCCTACTTCCCGGATCATGATCTCGGCCGCGGGGAcgagggggtgggatgggacgAATACCGAGGTGCTGGTGGGTTATGAGATTCATGCGAATAACTGA
- a CDS encoding hypothetical protein (COG:I; EggNog:ENOG503NZ3I) has protein sequence MGDASTPRPSCVPLTCHGHSRPVPHISFSPLENQDIYYMISACKDGNPMLRDGQTGDWIGTFLGHKGAVWQGRLSPDATTAATASADFTAKVWDTHTGELLYVLQHDHIVRAVAYPFDQSRMLATGGFEKKLRIFDLQEQPPTSEGAASPVTIPTSQAFEIGEGVHTQPIKFIVWAKDPSVLITASGDTLRWFDLPTRQCTRAIKLEAEIKSCELVSLAPSHSSPTDIGVGQPVLAVAAGKTACFWGGLKAQDELKQFKLPHGIASVGLDLKGRKFVVGEEPGTWAHVYSWEDGKELDVHKGHHGPIWSIAFSPDGNLYATGSEDGTIKMWKNCEGFYGLWRGGAPGSSAD, from the exons ATGGGTGACGCTTCGACGCCCCGTCCATCATGTGTCCCGTTGACCTGCCACGGTCACTCGCGCCCAGTTCCCCATATCAGCTTCTCTCCGTTGGAAAATCAGGACATTTACTACATGATCTCTGCCTGCAAGG ATGGTAACCCCATGCTTCGTGATGGACAGACCGGCGACTGGATAGGTACCTTCCTTGGCCACAAGGGTGCGGTATGGCAAGGTAGACTCAGCCCAGATGCCACGACTGCCGCAACTGCCTCTGCAGACTTTACCGCCAAGGTCTGGGATACACATACCGGCGAGCTGCTGTATGTTCTTCAGCATGATCATATCGTCCGGGCCGTTGCCTACCCCTTCGACCAGTCCAGGATGCTTGCCACCGGAGGCTTCGAGAAGAAGCTCCGCATCTTTGACTTGCAGGAGCAGCCACCCACGTCCGAGGGCGCCGCTAGCCCGGTTACTATTCCGACTTCACAAGCGTTCGAAATCGGCGAAGGTGTGCATACACAGCCCATCAAGTTTATTGTCTGGGCCAAGGACCCCAGCGTGCTGATTACGGCCTCGGGAGACACGCTTCGATGGTTTGATTTGCCTACCAGGCAGTGCACACGTGCCATCAAGCTCGAAGCCGAGATCAAGTCTTGCGAACTTGTCTCTCTTGCGCCATCGCACAGCTCCCCCACTGATATTGGCGTTGGTCAGCCCGTGCttgcggttgctgctggcaAGACCGCCTGCTTTTGGGGCGGGCTGAAGGCACAAGATGAGCTCAAGCAGTTCAAGCTGCCCCATGGCATTGCTAGTGTGGGCCTGGATCTTAAAGGCAGGAAGTttgtggtgggagaagaaCCTGGAACCTGGGCGCATGTTTACAGCTGGGAGGATGGCAAGGAGCTGGATGTCCACAAGGGTCACCACGGTCCCATCTGGTCCATTGCTTTCTCTCCAGATGGAAACCTGTATGCCACAGGGTCCGAGGATGGAACCATCAAAATGTGGAAGAACTGCGAGGGGTTCTATGGTctttggagaggaggggcgCCGGGTAGTAGTGCCGATTAG
- the lub1 gene encoding WD repeat protein Lub1 (COG:I; BUSCO:EOG09261B3Q; EggNog:ENOG503NUQN), giving the protein MPDFKLSAQLKGHEADVRAVAFPSANLVVSTSRDRTVRLWRKTAPQPPTFDETIASQGHGYINSVAFLPPSSEWPEGLVISAGYEAIIEVKRPSLTSTDNADRLLVGHGHNVCTLDVSPAGKYLVSGGWDGKAIIWRTDKWEQAAQLAHDGEVKTIWTVLAFDENTVITGSADAHIRIYDIRKVNNNNEVEPRRTLTTNSVVRALCKLPTGLKKHPSGADFASADNDGIIRLWKLDGTEVGELRGHDSFIYSLACLPNGEIVSGGEDRTVRVWKGSECVQTITHPAISVWTVAVCPENGDIVSGASDHTVRVFTRNPDRAADAEALVQFEETVRTSAIPQQQLGPSINKEQLDPHTWLQTNVGQKDGQVKTVLEENGTIGAYQWSRGEQRWIHVGTVVDSTGSTGRKVPYNGQEYDYVFDVDIKEGAPPLKLPYNLSQNPYEAATKFLGDNELPISYLDQVAQFITSNTQGATIGQSSGLADPYGTEAQSAADQSSQPSPKFLPHTDYLALTVAKSEPVLKKLKSLNEKHILAGNKHISMNPSGLNVVEQALQATMGVQAASQKGKLPPALNDATQSVLSITTQWPYGDRLPALDALRCLVTWPGVATVTDPRGGDIANTALRSALDVQSPIQTDTPLTELAHGIDVSTVNPNNVMMALRTITNLFTTLEGRQLVTSDATNITTVLGRIAGLGEGLSPIGAENNNVQIALTSAIFNFACLGFNERSTVNFTVISNICEIAAAVISRQRDAEVLFRAVMTLGMVLSTGGQAQQVAKALEVGEAIGEAAKKSGEERIKSLAKECYGYLRQ; this is encoded by the exons ATGCCGGACTTCAAGCTCTCGGCCCAACTGAAGGGGCACGAAGCTGAT GTTCGTGCCGTTGCGTTCCCTTCCGCGAATCTCGTTGTCTCGACCTCCCGCGATAGAACCGTCCGTCTCTGGCGCAAGACTGCCCCGCAACCCCCGACATTTGATGAAACTATCGCCAGCCAGGGACATGGCTATATCAACTCGGTTGCTTTCTTGCCGCCATCTTCGGAGTGGCCCGAGGGCCTAGTCATTTCCGCCGGGTACGAGGCCATCATCGAAGTCAAGCGCCCAAGCCTAACTTCAACCGACAATGCCGATCGCCTTCTCGTAGGCCATGGCCACAACGTCTGCACCCTTGATGTTTCTCCGGCCGGGAAATATCTGGTATCCGGAGGGTGGGATGGCAAAGCCATCATTTGGAGAACGGACAAGTGGGAGCAGGCTGCCCAGCTTGCCCATGATGGTGAAGTGAAGACCATCTGGACGGTCTTGGCATTCGATGAGAATACGGTCATTACTGGCAGTGCCGATGCCCACATCCGCATCTATGACATTCGAAAGGTCAACAATAACAACGAAGTAGAACCAAGACGCACTCTAACAACCAATTCCGTTGTGCGCGCCTTGTGCAAACTTCCAACTGGTCTGAAGAAGCACCCAAGTGGGGCCGACTTCGCCAGCGCCGACAATGACGGCATCATCAGGCTGTGGAAGTTAGACGGTACAGAGGTCGGAGAACTGCGTGGCCACGACAGCTTCATCTACTCCCTCGCTTGTCTTCCCAACGGCGAGATCGtcagtggtggtgaggaccGAACAGTCCGGGTATGGAAGGGGTCAGAGTGTGTCCAAACAATCACGCACCCTGCGATCTCAGTATGGACGGTAGCCGTGTGCCCTGAAAATGGAGACATTGTGTCAGGTGCCAGTGACCATACCGTCCGAGTTTTTACCCGTAACCCGGACCGGGCGGCGGATGCTGAGGCTTTGGTCCAGTTCGAGGAGACTGTTCGTACATCGGCGATaccacaacagcagcttGGGCCTTCGATCAATAAGGAACAGCTGGATCCCCACACTTGGCTCCAAACCAACGTGGGCCAGAAAGATGGGCAAGTGAAGACGGTTTTGGAGGAGAATGGCACAATCGGTGCCTACCAGTGGTCACGAG GTGAGCAGCGATGGATCCATGTCGGCACAGTCGTCGACTCGACTGGCAGCACCGGCCGCAAGGTTCCATATAACGGCCAAGAATACGACTATGTTTTCGACGTTGATATCAAGGAGGGGGCACCGCCACTCAAGCTCCCTTACAACCTTTCTCAAAACCCTTACGAGGCAGCAACCAAGTTCTTGGGTGACAACGAGCTGCCAATATCATATCTCGACCAAGTGGCCCAATTCATCACTTCAAATACCCAAGGTGCGACGATTGGCCAATCCTCAGGGTTGGCTGATCCGTATGGGACAGAAGCCCAGTCCGCAGCTGATCAATCATCACAACCGTCGCCCAAGTTTTTGCCGCATACAGACTACCTCGCCCTTACGGTAGCCAAATCTGAGCCTgtgttgaagaagctcaaaAGCCTTAATGAGAAGCATATCCTTGCTGGCAATAAACACATTTCTATGAACCCGAGTGGCCTCAACGTTGTCGAGCAGGCTCTCCAAGCTACCATGGGAGTGCAAGCTGCGAGTCAGAAGGGGAAGTTACCCCCAGCGCTCAACGACGCGACCCAAAGCGTTTTGAGCATCACCACACAATGGCCGTACGGCGATCGACTTCCTGCTCTCGACGCACTTCGCTGCTTGGTCACCTGGCCGGGTGTCGCCACTGTGACCGATCCCAGAGGCGGCGATATCGCTAACACTGCGCTCAGAAGCGCGCTCGATGTTCAGTCCCCAATTCAAACCGACACCCCTTTAACCGAGTTAGCTCACGGGATTGATGTGTCTACCGTCAACCCCAACAATGTCATGATGGCACTCCGGACCATTACCAACCTGTTCACTACACTCGAGGGGAGACAGCTGGTCACATCGGACGCTACCAACATCACGACCGTTCTCGGCAGAATTGCTGGCCTCGGAGAAGGCCTAAGTCCCATTGGGGCAGAGAACAACAACGTCCAAATCGCCTTGACGTCCGCAATTTTCAACTTTGCTTGCTTGGGCTTCAACGAACGCAGCACGGTCAACTTCACCGTCATCTCCAACATCTGTGAGATTGCTGCGGCTGTTATCAGCAGACAGAGGGATGCTGAGGTCCTCTTCCGCGCAGTCATGACGCTTGGCATGGTTCTTTCCACCGGTGGCCAGGCCCAGCAGGTAGCCAAGGCcctcgaggttggggaggcgaTTGGTGAAGCGGCCAAGAAGtcgggagaggagaggatcAAGTCGTTGGCAAAGGAGTGCTATGGTTATCTGAGGCAATAA
- a CDS encoding hypothetical protein (EggNog:ENOG503P23M), with translation MLTSTFLTALTTATVASAHIVITYPGWRGNNLITNKTFPYGMQWMYPCGGMEVTTNRTYWSTKGGAIAFQPGWFQGHATAMVYVNMGFGTEGPEDGPPGGPPNMSFPMVPPFQLLGPSKNPYPGTVCLPQVPLPVNATVKAGDNATIQVVELAVHGAALYSCVDITFVEPGDSRLAEVNETNCFNSTDIGVADVYTLTLRASGQGAVNLTSDAARSLTISGSTLAWLGYVPLALGGLWALL, from the exons ATGCTTACATCAACGTTTCTCACGGCTCTGACAACAGCCACTGTCGCCTCTGCTCACATTGTCATCACATATCCAGGATGGAGAggcaacaacctcatcaccaacaaaaccTTCCCATACGGCATGCAATGGATGTATCCAT GTGGCGGCATGGAAGTAACAACAAACCGAACCTACTGGTCAACAAAAGGCGGCGCCATCGCCTTCCAACCCGGCTGGTTCCAAGGCCACGCAACAGCAATGGTCTACGTCAACATGGGTTTCGGTACTGAAGGCCCCGAAGATGGACCACCGGGCGGTCCCCCCAACATGTCTTTCCCCATGgttccccccttccaactCCTCGGCCCATCAAAGAACCCGTATCCCGGCACCGTCTGCCTCCCTCAAGTACCACTGCCAGTGAACGCGACGGTCAAGGCTGGCGACAATGCCACAATTCAGGTTGTTGAGTTGGCCGTACATGGCGCTGCTCTCTACTCG TGCGTCGACATCACATTTGTCGAACCAGGCGATTCGAGACTGGCCGAGGTCAACGAGACCAACTGCTTCAACAGCACCGACATCGGCGTCGCGGACGTGTACACCCTCACCCTTCGTGCTTCCGGACAGGGAGCAGTCAACCTCACTAGCGACGCGGCACGATCTCTGACTATCAGCGGCTCAACTCTTGCATGGCTCGGCTACGTCCCACTCGCTCTCGGCGGTTTGTGGGCGCTGCTATGA
- a CDS encoding hypothetical protein (EggNog:ENOG503P5RK; COG:S) → MADTGAEWNQVKRKGRKLRHVSKPVADEKAPSDNLQPNPNPEYSIGDLSKYHDGVTRKFEQSACWQKLEKLLDSALSSRQQLPRIARAVCLGTGPYDPADGSSQARWTAHMQTAAFCAIINTIRSKTNQEIKCFIQEPRFTQIDKEFCSKLDLEAVDSPGGFDLVDENTLLYAIHLELEICNLAMRKSLPTVFIGTGLDEWLRVVDGTQERPGHLHRFFKLEDNYHKLPFPDLDYIFSSTSIYLKEDQQTHDGCERGHIEEAGKEEVGQQDTEKKGDEKTESKTKSQSLEDQDAATKSDIDSLRLDKLVT, encoded by the exons ATGGCTGACACCGGAGCCGAGTGGAATCAGGTCAAGCGGAAAGGCAGAAAACTTCGCCATGTATCCAAACCAGTAGCTGATGAGAAGGCTCCTTCGGACAATCTGCAGCCAAACCCAAATCCAGAATACTCTATTGGTGATCTCTCAAAATACCACGACGGTGTGACCAGAAAATTCGAGCAGTCTGCATGCTGGCAGAAACTAGAGAAACTCCTCGACTCGGCTCTCTCATCACGTCAACAACTACCACGCATTGCCAGGGCAGTATGTCTAGGGACAGGACCATATGATCCAGCCGATGGCAGTTCTCAAGCAAGGTGGACAGCTCACATGCAGACAGCTGCATTTTGTGCCATTATCAATACAATTC GATCTAAAACAAACCAAGAAATCAAGTGTTTCATTCAAGAGCCCCGATTTACACAAATTGATAAGGAATTCTGCAGCAAACTCGATCTCGAGGCCGTTGACAGTCCAGGTGGATtcgatcttgttgatgagaacACACTGCTCTATGCCATACATCTCGAACTTGAAATCTGCAACCTGGCCATGAGAAAATCTCTGCCGACCGTTTTCATTGGTACCGGCTTGGATGAATGGCTACGGGTGGTAGATGGCACCCAGGAGAGACCAGGGCATCTCCATCGTTTTTTCAAGTTGGAGGACAACTATCACAAGCTCCCTTTTCCGGATCTCGATTACATTTTCTCAAGCACCAGCATATACCTGAAAGAAGATCAACAGACACACGATGGGTGTGAGCGAGGCCATATCGAGGAGgcgggaaaagaagaagtggGCCAACAAGATACTGAAAAGAAAGGGGATGAAAAGACTGAGAGCAAAACGAAATCTCAGTCTTTGGAAGATCAAGACGCTGCTACCAAGAGCGATATCGATTCTCTGAGGCTTGATAAGCTTGTGACTTAA
- a CDS encoding hypothetical protein (EggNog:ENOG503PF01) — MTEPSARQGPPSHPDDIANTNDNDHIQHRVRFAEEGPEPVIYQHNPRRLQDDEPSPPPGPAVFWDENESIAPARNQDRNSIANTADTANLAQYTFYREPTPPPYRPDEKGYGNDAASGRIALASSAGGIPESERRLHLQPQRSNWSDDETMSPVARRKLLWIIIAVAIVIMIGVAVGVGVGVGVTMARKSAEAQEQAESSTTPPVSVIGSSPTPTPSATLNPDPSVISSTSSDAHTSSTVSSSTLTVPYRPPNPHSDCPAANNTMYQVPGSHKRFLRLCGIDYHGSTSSRDLTHMYTASMADCMNSCASFDQCTAVGWGFLPGDTGKEHRCYMKTDLKTGHAATTDWCFAMLQ, encoded by the coding sequence ATGACGGAGCCCTCAGCGCGCCAGGGACCCCCGTCCCACCCTGACGACATCgccaacaccaacgacaacgacCACATCCAACACCGTGTACGGTTTGCTGAGGAGGGCCCAGAACCTGTCATCTACCAGCACAACCCAAGACGACTCCAAGATGATGAGCCTTCGCCGCCACCAGGTCCGGCTGTGTTTTGGGATGAGAACGAAAGCATCGCTCCAGCTCGGAACCAAGATCGGAACAGCATCGCGAACACGGCCGATACAGCAAACCTAGCTCAGTATACCTTCTACCGCGAGCCCACACCTCCGCCATACAGGCCGGATGAGAAAGGGTATGGGAATGATGCCGCCAGCGGCAGGATAGCTCTGGCATCCAGCGCCGGAGGAATTCCCGAAAGCGAACGCCGGCTTCATCTTCAACCCCAGAGGAGCAACTGGAGCGATGACGAGACAATGAGCCCAGTCGCCAGGAGAAAGCTTCTCTGGATTATCATCGCGGTTGCAATCGTGATTATGATCGGCGTTGCCGTGGGCGTGGGCGTTGGCGTTGGCGTAACAATGGCTCGCAAGTCTGCGGAAGCTCAAGAACAGGCCGAGTCCTCCACGACGCCGCCAGTCTCGGTGATAGGCTCCAGTCCCACGCCAACACCGTCAGCAACACTCAATCCTGACCCCTCCGTTATATCGTCGACATCTTCAGACGCACACACTTCTTCAACAGTCTCTTCCTCTACGCTCACTGTCCCTTACCGACCGCCAAACCCTCATTCTGACTGCCCTGCGGCAAACAACACCATGTATCAAGTCCCGGGCTCCCACAAACGCTTCCTTCGCCTCTGCGGCATCGATTACCACGGAAGCACCTCTTCTCGTGATCTAACCCACATGTACACGGCCTCCATGGCGGATTGCATGAACAGCTGCGCTTCGTTTGACCAGTGCACTGCCGTCGGATGGGGGTTTCTACCCGGCGACACGGGCAAGGAGCACCGCTGCTACATGAAGACGGACCTCAAGACCGGCCATGCGGCAACAACCGATTGGTGTTTTGCCATGCTACAATAA
- a CDS encoding hypothetical protein (EggNog:ENOG503PG7Y), translating to MRFSIIVSEVIAFHSVAVFAAPNEITPRENPVAIPAKLIPESIVNATALGVDVWGPVPDDATKGDGFYTATPGTLGWAWIRAQQDLGSYEDVLESRGLLPSAAVEKRQTTSITVNAYSGDWCTGSAWHFTNPAYNVRVLPSENSFWYSFGFSYRTLRANENVQLRRGPYNGDRCQTWHGTINGPTQAGICWQIASTTCFEMKQT from the exons ATGCGCTTCTCTATCATAGTTTCCGAGGTCATTGCCTTCCACTCGGTGGCGGTCTTTGCTGCCCCGAATGAGATTACTCCCAGGGAGAATCCCGTTGCTATTCCAGCCAAGCTCATTCCCGAGTCAATCGTCAACGCCACCGCcttgggtgttgatgtttgggGTCCAGTCCCTGACGACGCTACAAAAGGTGACGGTTTCTACACTGCTACGCCAGGAACCCTCGGCTGGGCCTGGATTCGTGCCCAGCAAGACCTCGGTTCATATGAGGACGTGCTTGAGTCTAGGGGGCTGCTGCCGTCCGCTGCGGTTGAAAAGCGCCAAACCACAAGCATCACGGTGAACGCATATTCGGGGGATTGGT GCACCGGCAGCGCCTGGCACTTCACAAACCCAGCATACAACGTCCGCGTGCTTCCCTCCGAGAATTCTTTCTGGTACAGCTTCGGTTTCTCATACCGCACGCTTCGAGCCAACGAAAATGTCCAGCTGAGACGCGGCCCGTACAATGGTGACAGATGCCAGACGTGGCATGGAACCATCAACGGCCCCACCCAAG CCGGTATATGCTGGCAGATTGCATCCACTACCTGCTTCGAGATGAAGCAGACTTGA
- a CDS encoding hypothetical protein (EggNog:ENOG503NY9Z; COG:S) produces the protein MSSAIVCGATGILGREIVYRLAFNPTKWKTIHALSRSKKDDYPSNVVHNHIDLLHSAEDMAKDLASVSGEYVFFAAYMQKDSEEENWKVNGDMLANFLRALTLTGAAKSIKRILLVTGCKQYGVHLGRAKNPMMESDPWLTDQNIYPPNFYYRQQDILHDFCKANPHIGWNVTYPNDVIGFANGNFMNLASGLGIYAAVCKEQGRKLAFPGNEGFYLGFDCYTSSKLHAEFCEWVVCEDKTRNEAFNVVNGDVQTWEDMWPRLARRFGMEVDQGQFQQEVGELAGKFEMNEAPPIKAWEKELGLEGRVKRNMLSQRVSLVKWAEQEDVKKAWERLAEREGLQKDGLEKGTWAFVDFELGRDFDLVVSMSKAREFGWTGYQDTWKAFSDVFGELEAAKVLPRSHK, from the exons ATGTCCTCAGCAATCGTGTGCGGCGCAACCG GCATTCTCGGCCGAGAAATCGTCTACCGCCTCGCCTTCAACCCTACAAAATGGAAAACGATCCACGCCCTCTCCCGCTCCAAAAAAGACGACTACCCCTCCAACGTAGTCCACAACCAcatcgacctcctccactcAGCCGAAGACATGGCCAAAGACCTTGCCTCCGTCTCAGGCGAATACGTCTTCTTCGCAGCCTACATGCAAAAGGACAGCGAGGAAGAAAACTGGAAAGTCAACGGCGACATGCTTGCCAACTTCCTCCGCGCGCTCACCCTCACCGGTGCCGCCAAATCCATCAAGcggatcctcctcgtcacGGGATGCAAGCAGTACGGCGTCCACCTCGGCCGCGCCAAGAACCCGATGATGGAATCTGATCCCTGGCTTACAGACCAGAACATCTACCCGCCCAACTTTTACTACAGACAGCAAGATATCCTCCATGATTTCTGCAAGGCTAACCCCCATATTGGATGGAACGTCACTTACCCTAATGACGTGATCGGTTTTGCGAACGGGAACTTTATGAACCTGGCTTCCGGACTGGGAATTTACGCTGCTGTTTGCAAGGAGCAAGGGAGGAAACTGGCTTTTCCTGGGAATGAGGGGTTTTACTTGGGTTTTGACTGCTACACTAGCTCCAAGCTCCACGCGGAATTCTGCGAGTGGGTTGTGTGCGAGGACAAGACGAGGAATGAGGCGTTTAATGTGGTGAATGGGGATGTGCAGACTTGGGAGGATATGTGGCCCAGGCTGGCGAGGAGATTTGGGATGGAGGTTGATCAGGGGCAGTTTCAACAAGAGGTTGGGGAACTGGCAGGGAAATTTGAGATGAATGAGGCGCCGCCTATTAAGGcttgggagaaggagttggggttggaggggagggtgaagaggaacATGCTGAGTCAGAGGGTGAGTTTGGTCAAGTGGgcggagcaggaggatgtCAAAAAGGcgtgggagaggttggcggagagggaaGGGTTGCAGAAGGATGGGTTAGAGAAGGGGACGTGGGCGTTTGTGGATTTTGAGCTGGGGAGGGATTTCGATCTGGTGGTTAGTATGAGTAAGGCCAGGGAGTTTGGGTGGACTGG ATATCAAGATACATGGAAGGCATTCTCGGATGTGTTCGGTGAGCTTGAAGCTGCGAAGGTGCTGCCAAGGAGTCATAAATGA